The proteins below are encoded in one region of Triticum aestivum cultivar Chinese Spring chromosome 1B, IWGSC CS RefSeq v2.1, whole genome shotgun sequence:
- the LOC123079155 gene encoding uncharacterized protein codes for LAPTELRASAPVTLYARPGSLYINHGCTPVDHNPKEVEIPSRAVAMKMDLKMIIVCSVVGSLGVLSAILGFSAEGTKLTVSDLYVGGGLCLYPQNPALGLGVCAVIFLVVAQIVFAVVGGCCGCCRSRAIPSETNRIIGVVCAVFSWIMAIIAFALLVTGAAWNTTGARDPSPFGLCYVLKDGIFAGGAVLTLVATALGLTSYVMLRGQPATATSAAAAPKEGEQMPAGAAGTTMGQPQFPQQPPQGQGTPNYPQYSPPPQGQGYGQPPNPHHAPPPAQGQGYGAHAPNQQQQQQLPPPPARRYGQYPPPKGDEQV; via the exons CTTGCACCAACCGAACTACGCGCGTCAGCGCCGGTGACCTTGTATGCACGCCCGGGCTCCCTGTATATAAACCACGGGTGCACGCCAGTCGATCACAACCCAAAAGAGGTCGAGATTCCATCGAGAGCAGTGGCCATGAAAATGGATCTGAAGATGATCATCGTGTGCTCGGTCGTCGGCTCTCTCGGGGTGCTGAGTGCCATCCTGGGCTTCTCAGCCGAGGGCACCAAGCTCACT GTTTCGGACTTGTACGTGGGTGGAGGGCTGTGCCTGTATCCGCAGAACCCGGCGCTCGGGCTCGGGGTGTGCGCGGTCATCTTCCTGGTCGTGGCCCAGATCGTCTTCGCGGTCGTCGGCGGCTGCTGCGGCTGCTGCAGGTCCCGCGCCATCCCCTCCGAGACCAACCGGATCATCGGCGTCGTCTGCGCCGTCTTCTCATG gatcATGGCGATAATCGCGTTCGCGCTGCTGGTGACTGGCGCGGCGTGGAACACCACCGGGGCGCGGGACCCGTCACCGTTCGGACTGTGCTACGTCCTTAAGGACGGCATCTTCGCCGGCGGCGCCGTGCTCACGCTGGTCGCCACGGCCCTCGGGCTCACCTCCTACGTCATGCTCCGCGGGCAGCCGGCCActgccacctccgccgccgccgcgcccaaggAAGGCGAGCAGATGCCTGCGGGCGCCGCCGGGACGACGATGGGGCAGCCGCAGTTCCCGCAGCAGCCTCCCCAGGGGCAGGGGACACCCAACTACCCGCAGTACTCTCCACCGCCCCAGGGGCAGGGGTACGGCCAACCGCCGAACCCTCACCACGCCCCTCCTCCGGCACAAGGACAAGGCTATGGAGCGCACGCACccaaccagcagcagcagcagcagctacccCCGCCTCCTGCACGACGCTACGGGCAGTACCCTCCCCCCAAAGGAGACGAACAGGTGTAA